In the genome of Taurinivorans muris, one region contains:
- a CDS encoding tripartite tricarboxylate transporter TctB family protein, producing MSIYQRDIIGYAIILILSCSLYFWGIPAYSPEYPGYGVPASFMPDIAAVCMGGLSILGLVQTVKKRNKETKAGKINWIHLIKFFVPCLLLMPAMATIGYLISGMLFLSLIQFFCGQRNVLCLVLVSIVPVAVFYALMVYALGVPLP from the coding sequence ATGTCAATATATCAACGGGATATAATCGGATATGCAATAATTCTCATACTCTCTTGCTCATTATATTTTTGGGGAATACCGGCGTATTCCCCGGAATATCCAGGGTATGGCGTTCCGGCGTCCTTTATGCCCGATATTGCGGCTGTTTGTATGGGGGGATTGAGCATTTTGGGATTGGTTCAAACAGTTAAAAAGCGAAACAAAGAAACAAAAGCCGGCAAAATCAATTGGATTCATTTGATAAAGTTTTTTGTTCCATGTTTATTGTTAATGCCTGCCATGGCGACAATAGGATATTTAATTTCCGGAATGCTGTTTTTATCTCTCATTCAATTCTTTTGCGGACAAAGGAACGTGTTGTGTTTGGTTCTTGTTTCCATAGTGCCTGTTGCCGTGTTCTATGCATTGATGGTGTATGCTTTGGGTGTGCCTTTGCCATAA
- a CDS encoding tripartite tricarboxylate transporter permease yields the protein MVESMLAGFMDSLQWTNCLFVLAGVILGVIAGAIPGVNGTMAIALCIPLSYYMSAAAAIGFLVGLNKGAFFGGSISGILLNTPGTPESAATTWDGYPLAEQGKGEKALKMALFSSVTGDAFATMVLVLVAAPLAAVALYMGPPEIFALICMAMTIIAGLGNGSMLRGLIAACMGLLIGSVGIESVSAMPRLTFGITALERGISLIPIGIGMLAFSEIILQLERKFIHGDTACSMFFSEKKEDRSITAKEYGSCMKTLIRSSLAGTVVGALPGLGAPVASFFAYDRAVKKSNMPETFGKGNIEGIAASEAANSAVVASSLIPLFTLGIPGNMASALLVGAFVIHGMIPGPLMFEQNAQFIYSIYGSLIWANIFLLGVGLFSLKASCRLVQVPSDILYPVIIFTCIMGAYLSQYAVFDVTLMLCFAILAYFMKKFDYSFICLIIGFILAPIWETSLQQLIISSEQNPFMIFQRPVALALLGLSLWVTFRAVRNKK from the coding sequence ATGGTTGAAAGTATGTTAGCAGGCTTTATGGATTCCCTGCAATGGACAAATTGTCTGTTTGTGCTTGCGGGAGTGATTTTGGGGGTTATCGCAGGGGCAATTCCCGGAGTGAACGGAACGATGGCGATAGCGTTATGCATACCCCTTTCTTATTATATGTCGGCAGCTGCCGCCATCGGCTTTTTGGTTGGTCTGAACAAAGGGGCGTTTTTTGGCGGTTCAATTTCCGGAATATTGCTCAATACTCCCGGAACGCCTGAATCCGCCGCGACGACGTGGGACGGGTACCCTTTGGCGGAACAGGGAAAAGGCGAAAAAGCCTTGAAAATGGCATTGTTTTCTTCTGTGACCGGTGATGCGTTCGCAACCATGGTTTTGGTTTTGGTTGCCGCTCCTTTGGCGGCTGTCGCTCTGTATATGGGACCGCCTGAAATTTTCGCCCTTATTTGTATGGCTATGACCATTATCGCAGGGCTCGGCAACGGGTCCATGCTGCGCGGTTTGATTGCCGCGTGCATGGGCTTGCTTATCGGTTCTGTCGGTATTGAATCTGTTTCAGCCATGCCCCGCTTGACATTCGGAATAACAGCGCTGGAAAGGGGAATTTCGCTTATTCCTATCGGTATCGGCATGTTGGCGTTTTCGGAAATCATTCTTCAGCTGGAAAGAAAATTCATTCATGGTGATACTGCCTGTTCCATGTTTTTTTCAGAAAAAAAAGAAGATAGGAGCATTACGGCAAAAGAATACGGTTCCTGTATGAAAACATTGATCCGTTCTTCATTGGCGGGAACCGTCGTCGGGGCTTTGCCCGGGCTCGGAGCGCCGGTCGCGTCTTTTTTTGCTTATGACCGTGCCGTAAAAAAATCAAACATGCCGGAAACATTCGGAAAAGGCAATATCGAAGGCATTGCGGCTTCGGAAGCAGCCAACAGCGCTGTTGTCGCTTCAAGCTTAATTCCTTTATTCACGCTTGGTATTCCCGGAAATATGGCTTCGGCATTGTTGGTCGGCGCTTTCGTTATTCATGGTATGATACCGGGACCTTTGATGTTCGAGCAAAATGCCCAATTTATTTATTCCATATACGGCAGTTTGATTTGGGCGAATATTTTTTTGCTGGGAGTCGGACTGTTCAGTTTGAAAGCCTCTTGCCGTTTGGTGCAGGTTCCTTCCGATATTTTGTATCCGGTCATTATTTTCACGTGTATTATGGGTGCTTATCTTTCCCAGTACGCCGTTTTTGATGTGACGCTGATGCTTTGTTTCGCCATTTTGGCATATTTTATGAAAAAATTCGATTATTCCTTTATTTGCCTGATAATCGGATTTATTTTAGCACCTATTTGGGAAACGTCTTTACAGCAACTGATTATTTCTTCTGAACAAAATCCTTTCATGATTTTTCAAAGACCCGTGGCTCTTGCATTGCTGGGGCTGTCCCTTTGGGTGACGTTCAGGGCTGTAAGGAATAAGAAATAA